A window of Strigops habroptila isolate Jane chromosome 5, bStrHab1.2.pri, whole genome shotgun sequence contains these coding sequences:
- the TMEM150A gene encoding transmembrane protein 150A, producing MPAWGILPIMLPAFTITGMWIVYAMALSNNHICPVHNWNYNQSCDVDSPSSCCTLDHIPLVSKCGTLPPESCFFSLICSLGSFMVILVGLLRYAHLLECLGPSLLNTLGLATGWVCAVGLIMVSPLQVDHAKVLHYIGAGVAFPTSMLFLLLQSILTYRMAKTCGQYWTGHLRSILTIVAFLSLILSGVFFIQESFVLQHVAALCEWVFIIDVLVFYGTFAFEFGAISTDTFLVLLKAGRAPKSYKEESSVSSTANIHSHAEGLAMA from the exons ATGCCGGCCTGGGGGATCCTGCCCATCATGCTGCCTGCCTTCACCATCACCGGCATGTGGATCGT GTACGCCATGGCGCTCTCCAACAACCACATCTGCCCTGTCCACAACTG GAATTACAACCAGTCGTGCGACGTggacagccccagctcctgctgcacacTGGACCACATTCCCCTTGTCAG CAAGTGTGGCACCTTGCCCCCCGAGAGCTGCTTCTTCAGCCTCATCTGCAGCCTGGGCTCCTTCATGG TCATCCTGGTGGGGCTGCTGCGCTATGCCCACCTCCTGGAGTGCCTTGGGCCGTCCCTCCTCAACACCCTGGGGCTCGCCACCGGCTGGGTCTGTGCTGTCGGCCTCATCATG GTCTCTCCCCTGCAGGTGGATCACGCAAAGGTGCTGCACTACATCGGGGCAGGGGTGGCTTTTCCCACCAGCATGctgttcctgctcctgcagtccATCCTCACCTACCGCATGGCCAAAACCTGTGGGCAGTACTGGACCGGCCACTTACGCAGCATCCTCACCATTGTGGCCTTCCTCAGTCTCATCCTCA GTGGTGTATTCTTCATTCAGGAGAGCTTCGTGCTGCAGCATGTGGCCGCCCTGTGCGAGTGGGTGTTCATCATCGATGTCCTGGTCTTCTATGGCACTTTCGCCTTTGAGTTTGGGGCCATCTCCACAGACACCTTCCTGGTCCTGCTGAAAGCCGGCCGGGCCCCCAAAAGTTACAAAGAGGAGAGCAGCGTGTCCAGCACAGCCAACATCCACAGCCACGCGGAGGGCCTGGCTATGGCCTGA